Proteins from a single region of Punica granatum isolate Tunisia-2019 chromosome 8, ASM765513v2, whole genome shotgun sequence:
- the LOC116188985 gene encoding disease resistance RPP13-like protein 4 → MASSSSSSRSRGHAEQTSFIGPILDRLSHLERQLYDKAKVPLTDDDGDQKRRSQFEKWCRELNYIRSAFSKLGPFGIHVEDRLSQLENCLRDVLESGSVSAEQIQSQLRPIPSSIANLRALLPSLPQATSGPRRTDNSVPTNNRTYVHNELLEQITDDGGSFLQEELLGDLNDQRKQLLLYFAAFPFGRVISKRVLKNWWIGDSVALLRLPPDEAENRADRVLEELVLRCLIEEVQEQRRLIGFRMSNRWVHFAVVRLAEQRNFCHFNREGNPTLESLRLYLVHNKDYRNARLDEVVTVLNISESYPTFKPEFFSKAKEIRVLCLGNWQISNDHTEVESTEFLNGRKILKKLRFFSLRGVSRVFELPDALCNLSSLWMLDLNACHSLEELPEGIGSLKSLNYLDISECYLLDRMPKGLASLTELRVLKGFLIIDTTSGIPSCSFQELAGLKKLKKLSINTNRSEFPEDDDLDTFRNFPQLEKLTISWGGKSGQADEANSTSNPEESGIQSRQANSSSNPNQNYNPQKLIFTQTLGELLQVIRKTRQQDQHSQPTTIPSI, encoded by the coding sequence atggcttcttcttcttcgtcatcCAGAAGCCGCGGTCACGCTGAGCAAACCAGTTTCATTGGACCCATCCTGGATAGGCTCTCGCATCTGGAAAGGCAACTCTATGATAAGGCCAAAGTTCCACTTACAGATGACGACGGTGATCAGAAAAGGCGCAGTCAGTTCGAGAAGTGGTGCAGGGAACTCAATTATATCAGATCTGCCTTCTCGAAGCTCGGTCCTTTCGGGATTCATGTCGAGGACAGGCTGTCTCAGCTGGAGAACTGCCTCCGGGATGTTCTAGAGAGTGGATCCGTATCTGCCGAACAAATTCAATCCCAGCTTCGCCCGATTCCCAGCAGTATTGCCAATTTGAGAGCCCTGCTTCCATCGTTGCCCCAGGCGACCTCTGGTCCTCGCCGTACCGATAACAGTGTGCCAACTAACAATCGGACTTATGTCCATAACGAGTTACTCGAGCAAATTACGGATGATGGTGGCAGTTTCCTGCAGGAGGAACTCCTTGGGGACCTAAACGATCAAAGGAAGCAGCTCTTGCTGTATTTCGCAGCCTTTCCGTTTGGCAGGGTCATCAGCAAGAGAGTCCTGAAGAATTGGTGGATTGGAGATTCAGTAGCTCTTTTGCGACTGCCTCCTGACGAAGCAGAGAACAGGGCGGATCGAGTACTTGAGGAACTGGTGTTGAGGTGTCTCATTGAAGAGGTCCAGGAGCAACGCAGACTGATTGGGTTCAGGATGTCCAATCGCTGGGTTCACTTTGCAGTGGTCAGGCTTGCAGAGCAACGTAATTTCTGTCATTTCAATCGCGAGGGAAATCCTACTTTGGAGTCGCTGAGGTTGTATTTGGTGCATAACAAAGACTACCGAAATGCAAGGCTCGATGAGGTTGTGACGGTGCTCAATATAAGCGAGTCATACCCCACTTTCAAACCAGAGTTCTTCTCTAAGGCGAAGGAAATCAGAGTTCTTTGTCTCGGAAATTGGCAGATCAGCAATGACCATACTGAAGTAGAGAGCACTGAGTTTCTGAATGGCCGGAAAATCTTGAAGAAGTTGAGGTTCTTCAGTCTCCGGGGTGTTTCAAGAGTGTTTGAGCTTCCTGATGCTCTGTGCAACCTCAGTTCTTTGTGGATGCTCGATTTGAATGCGTGTCACAGCCTTGAAGAGCTGCCCGAGGGGATAGGCTCCCTCAAGAGTCTGAATTATTTGGATATCTCAGAGTGTTACTTGCTGGATAGGATGCCCAAGGGATTGGCCTCCCTCACTGAACTCAGGGTGCTCAAAGGGTTCTTGATCATCGACACCACATCTGGAATACCTTCTTGCTCCTTCCAGGAATTGGCAGGATTGAAGAAACTGAAAAAGCTGAGTATCAACACTAACAGGAGCGAATTCCCTGAAGATGATGACCTTGATACTTTCAGAAACTTTCCACAACTTGAGAAGTTGACTATTTCATGGGGAGGCAAATCAGGACAGGCTGATGAAGCCAACAGTACATCCAACCCAGAGGAGTCAGGAATCCAATCCCGACAAGCTAATAGTTCCTCAAATCCAAACCAGAATTACAATCCGCAGAAACTAATATTCACTCAAACACTGGGAGAGCTGCTTCAGGTCATCCGGAAGACACGGCAGCAGGACCAACATAGTCAACCGACAACAATCCCCTCAATATAG